From bacterium, a single genomic window includes:
- a CDS encoding dihydroorotase family protein, which produces MSKAEFDLVVGGRVVTPERILDRGYVGVRGARIAAVGEIQGPLPPARRTVSTEHAYVLPGIVDTHVHTRSEPAEGITRCTEGAVAGGVTTIVDMPYDMPAAVPDLETFRKKVADVRAEAVGDVALYGTIRKEGGLNEIERIAGAGACAFKVATYEADPVRFPRIPDGELLAAFHRIAAMGVPVAVHCENQDIADRGVARARAAGQTDPIAHCRSRPPVSETEAVGRVLELAYGTSVHLHIVHASVPRSFDLIHRYRTEGVHVTAETCIQYLVLDETAMERLGPFAKINPPLRGRQDVDWLWRDLAAGRIDQVTSDHAPWTRARKSDLDIFANASGAPGVETLLPLLHHFGVGAGRISILDLISLLAERPARNFGLFPRKGALLPGADADLTIFDPDVVWTVRGRDLRSPVGWTPFEGMELRGRAVRTFVRGRPAYEDGVVVARPGDGEFIPPVRATAAAGGTREGSIRAS; this is translated from the coding sequence GTGTCGAAGGCGGAGTTCGATCTTGTAGTCGGAGGACGCGTGGTCACCCCCGAGCGGATTCTGGATCGAGGGTATGTCGGCGTGCGCGGTGCCAGGATCGCCGCCGTCGGCGAGATCCAGGGCCCGCTCCCTCCGGCCCGGCGCACGGTCTCGACCGAGCATGCGTACGTTCTGCCCGGGATCGTGGATACGCACGTCCACACGCGAAGCGAACCGGCCGAAGGCATCACCCGCTGCACCGAGGGGGCGGTGGCGGGGGGAGTGACGACGATCGTCGACATGCCCTATGACATGCCGGCCGCCGTCCCCGACCTCGAGACGTTCCGGAAGAAGGTGGCCGACGTGAGGGCGGAGGCCGTGGGCGATGTCGCGCTCTACGGTACCATCCGCAAGGAAGGCGGGCTGAACGAGATCGAACGGATCGCCGGCGCGGGCGCGTGCGCGTTCAAAGTGGCCACCTACGAAGCGGACCCCGTCCGCTTTCCGCGCATCCCCGACGGAGAACTGCTCGCCGCCTTTCATCGGATCGCCGCTATGGGGGTGCCGGTGGCCGTGCACTGCGAGAACCAGGACATCGCCGATCGGGGGGTGGCGCGGGCCCGTGCGGCGGGGCAGACCGACCCGATCGCTCACTGCCGGTCTCGCCCCCCCGTGTCGGAGACCGAAGCGGTGGGACGCGTCCTCGAGTTGGCGTACGGCACCTCTGTCCACCTCCACATCGTGCATGCTAGCGTCCCCCGCTCGTTCGATCTCATCCACCGCTACCGGACGGAGGGGGTGCACGTCACGGCGGAGACCTGCATCCAGTACCTCGTGTTGGACGAGACCGCAATGGAGCGCCTGGGACCCTTCGCGAAGATCAACCCCCCGCTCCGAGGACGCCAGGACGTCGACTGGCTGTGGCGCGACTTGGCCGCGGGACGGATCGATCAGGTGACCTCGGATCATGCCCCCTGGACCCGCGCCCGCAAGAGCGACCTGGACATCTTCGCGAACGCATCGGGAGCTCCGGGGGTGGAGACGCTGCTTCCACTCCTGCACCACTTCGGCGTGGGCGCGGGGCGGATCTCGATCCTCGACCTCATCTCGCTCCTGGCGGAGCGCCCCGCGCGCAACTTCGGCCTGTTCCCCCGCAAGGGCGCGCTGCTCCCGGGCGCGGACGCGGATCTGACGATTTTCGATCCAGACGTGGTCTGGACTGTCCGGGGCCGGGATCTCCGCAGCCCCGTGGGCTGGACCCCGTTCGAGGGGATGGAACTGCGCGGCCGCGCGGTGCGGACGTTTGTCCGCGGCCGACCGGCCTATGAGGACGGCGTCGTCGTGGCGCGGCCCGGGGACGGGGAGTTCATTCCGCCGGTCCGCGCGACCGCGGCGGCGGGGGGCACGCGGGAGGGAAGCATCCGTGCCTCTTAG
- a CDS encoding aspartate dehydrogenase, which yields MPLSPAPGATLGLIGAGAIGRLVLQALEQRRLPYRRVVLLARSRRPDLEESLARAGGTVVYDPDSLLAARPEVVVEAAGHAAAHAYALRIVEGGCDLLLMSIGALADDALREPLEDAARRRGVTVWLPSGGVGGLDALAAARALGDLERVTHRTTKRPEGLNTAPYVVERGLLREPLEAPLVVYRGPAREAVRHFPQNVNIAAAVSLAGIGFDRTQVEVVADPAIPRSRHEIWADGRFGSFALRFENAMDPMNPRTSRLAGLSAVAALQRRGEAFRLT from the coding sequence GTGCCTCTTAGCCCCGCTCCGGGCGCCACCCTCGGTCTCATCGGCGCGGGGGCGATTGGCAGGCTGGTCCTGCAGGCCCTGGAACAACGCCGCCTCCCCTACCGCCGCGTCGTGCTGCTGGCGCGATCCCGACGACCCGATCTTGAGGAGTCCCTGGCCCGAGCGGGCGGCACCGTCGTCTACGATCCGGACAGCCTCCTGGCCGCCCGGCCCGAGGTGGTGGTCGAGGCCGCGGGCCACGCCGCGGCCCATGCGTACGCGCTGCGGATCGTAGAGGGCGGGTGTGATCTCCTCTTGATGAGCATCGGGGCGCTCGCCGACGACGCTCTCCGCGAGCCATTGGAAGACGCCGCCCGGCGACGCGGGGTGACGGTCTGGCTGCCGTCCGGGGGGGTCGGCGGGCTCGACGCGCTCGCCGCCGCGCGGGCGCTCGGCGATCTGGAGCGCGTCACGCACCGCACGACCAAACGGCCGGAAGGACTCAACACCGCCCCGTACGTCGTCGAGCGGGGGCTCTTGCGGGAACCGCTCGAGGCCCCCCTGGTCGTGTACCGTGGGCCGGCCCGGGAGGCGGTGCGGCACTTCCCGCAAAACGTGAACATCGCCGCCGCGGTGAGCTTGGCGGGGATCGGCTTCGACCGCACCCAGGTCGAGGTCGTCGCCGATCCGGCGATCCCCCGCTCGCGGCACGAGATTTGGGCGGACGGCCGGTTTGGCTCATTTGCCCTGCGCTTCGAGAACGCGATGGATCCGATGAATCCGCGGACCTCGCGCCTCGCCGGTCTGAGCGCCGTCGCCGCACTGCAGCGGCGGGGCGAAGCGTTCCGCTTAACCTGA
- a CDS encoding MaoC family dehydratase: MEAQPEGPLGLRVGQKASRTKSVTEADLRMYAEITGDYNPLHFDDAFAARTRFRRRVAQGGITAGLLNALVAMDLPGPGTVFMSQSLTYRAPVFVGDLLTATVEVAGLKPDKPVCHLTFTINNQHGEVVLDADAWTYTLRPEDSVAGGRNVPSG, from the coding sequence ATGGAAGCGCAACCGGAGGGACCGTTGGGGTTGCGGGTGGGGCAGAAGGCCTCGCGAACGAAGTCGGTGACCGAGGCCGATCTCCGCATGTACGCGGAGATCACCGGCGACTACAATCCGCTCCACTTCGACGACGCGTTCGCCGCCCGGACGCGGTTTCGCCGCCGCGTCGCCCAAGGCGGGATCACCGCCGGCCTCCTGAACGCGCTCGTGGCCATGGATCTTCCGGGCCCGGGGACGGTGTTCATGAGCCAGTCGCTCACCTACCGAGCGCCGGTCTTCGTCGGTGATCTGCTCACGGCTACGGTGGAGGTGGCGGGGCTCAAACCCGACAAACCCGTCTGCCACCTCACGTTCACGATCAACAACCAGCACGGCGAGGTCGTTCTGGATGCAGACGCGTGGACGTACACGCTCCGGCCCGAGGATTCGGTGGCGGGTGGTCGGAACGTCCCCTCAGGTTAA